The proteins below are encoded in one region of Helianthus annuus cultivar XRQ/B chromosome 2, HanXRQr2.0-SUNRISE, whole genome shotgun sequence:
- the LOC110921794 gene encoding NAC domain-containing protein 43 codes for MSEEKVSLSVNVNGQSKVPPGFRFHPTEEELLHYYLRKKVAYEKIDLDVIRDVDLNKLEPWDIQEKCKIGSTPQNDWYFFSHKDKKYPTGTRTNRATAAGFWKATGRDKVIYSSVTRIGMRKTLVFYKGRAPHGQKSEWIMHEYRLDEITNQDACGSTLCDATQEEGWVVCRVFKKKNYHKVLESPQRPITASMDSRTQLQTLNKDSALDQLLMYMSSNRSCKQETESLTTNHNPMPQFMNPFSDRFYHLPRLESPTITLSPHHSTASTNFDQGLTFKPYVNDFLTEPNQSTNADHDSRERLDNWSDLEGLVTTQLNRQVDSTKQLYSCFGEPNDDFCFPLDHEEQEPSNLCDSTTTIRSNQMYTSEIDLWTFARSSSSSSSPDALCHLSV; via the exons ATGTCTGAAGAGAAAGTGAGTTTATCTGTGAATGTTAATGGTCAGTCTAAAGTGCCACCCGGGTTTCGGTTTCACCCAACTGAAGAAGAGCTTCTTCACTATTACTTGCGCAAGAAAGTCGCCTACGAAAAGATTGATCTTGATGTTATTCGCGATGTCGATCTTAACAAGCTTGAACCATGGGATATACAAG AGAAGTGCAAAATAGGATCAACTCCACAAAATGATTGGTACTTCTTTAGTCATAAAGATAAGAAGTATCCTACCGGAACCAGAACAAATCGTGCAACGGCTGCAGGCTTCTGGAAAGCCACAGGACGCGATAAGGTCATCTATAGTAGTGTTACCAGAATCGGTATGAGGAAGACATTAGTGTTCTACAAAGGGAGAGCACCTCATGGTCAGAAATCTGAGTGGATAATGCATGAATATAGGCTTGATGAGATTACCAACCAAGATGCCTGT GGTTCTACTCTGTGTGATGCAACTCAAGAAGAGGGGTGGGTGGTATGCCGTGTATTCAAGAAGAAAAACTACCATAAAGTGCTTGAGAGCCCGCAGAGACCGATAACTGCCTCCATGGACTCAAGGACACAACTACAAACGTTAAACAAAGATAGTGCTCTTGATCAACTACTCATGTACATGAGTAGCAACAGGTCTTGCAAACAAGAAACGGAGTCTTTAACCACAAACCACAACCCCATGCCGCAattcatgaacccgtttagcgacagATTCTACCACCTTCCAAGGCTAGAAAGTCCCACCATAACCTTGTCCCCGCACCATAGCACAGCCTCAACCAACTTTGATCAAGGATTAACTTTCAAGCCCTATGTAAATGACTTCCTAACCGAACCCAATCAATCAACAAACGCAGACCATGACTCACGCGAGCGTCTTGATAACTGGTCAGACCTTGAAGGGCTTGTGACCACTCAACTGAACAGACAAGTGGACTCTACAAAGCAGTTATACTCTTGCTTTGGTGAACCAAATGATGACTTCTGTTTCCCACTTGATCATGAAGAGCAAGAGCCATCTAACCTCTGTGATTCAACAACAACCATTAGATCAAACCAAATGTACACGAGTGAGATAGATTTGTGGACCTTTGCTCGATCATCTTCGTCTTCCTCATCCCCGGATGCATTATGTCACTTATCAGTATAA